One region of Bartonella alsatica genomic DNA includes:
- the rplM gene encoding 50S ribosomal protein L13, whose product MVTFSQKPTEVVKKWVIIDAENLVLGRLATFVANRLRGKHKATFTPHVDDGDNVIVINADKIALTGKKYTDKKYYWHTGYIGGIKERTARQILEGRFSKRVVEKAVERMIPRGPLGRRQLKNLRVYAGNQHPHAAQQPEALDVGALNRKNKRIA is encoded by the coding sequence ATGGTGACTTTTTCACAAAAGCCAACTGAAGTGGTGAAGAAATGGGTTATTATTGACGCAGAAAACCTTGTTTTAGGTCGTCTTGCCACATTCGTTGCTAACCGCTTACGTGGCAAACATAAAGCCACATTTACTCCACATGTCGATGACGGAGACAATGTTATTGTGATCAATGCAGATAAAATAGCTCTTACCGGAAAAAAATATACAGATAAAAAATATTATTGGCATACCGGATATATTGGTGGAATCAAAGAGCGTACAGCACGCCAAATTCTTGAGGGTCGTTTTTCTAAACGTGTTGTTGAAAAAGCTGTGGAGCGCATGATTCCTCGTGGACCTCTTGGTCGTCGCCAATTAAAGAATTTACGTGTTTATGCTGGAAATCAACACCCGCATGCAGCACAACAGCCTGAAGCTCTTGACGTTGGTGCTTTAAATCGCAAAAACAAAAGGATTGCTTGA
- the rpsI gene encoding 30S ribosomal protein S9 has protein sequence MAEINSLSELSIVTNITEAKENLTPIHIQKLDSQGRAYATGKRKDAVARVWIKPGSGKITINNKEFDKYFARPVLRMILRQPIVATNRDTQVDIIATVAGGGLSGQAGAVRHGISKALTYYEPELRTVLKKGGFLTRDSRVVERKKYGKAKARRSFQFSKR, from the coding sequence ATGGCTGAAATTAATTCTCTTTCTGAGCTTAGCATAGTAACAAATATTACAGAAGCTAAGGAAAATCTCACTCCTATTCATATACAAAAGCTTGATTCACAAGGGCGTGCTTATGCAACAGGAAAACGTAAAGATGCTGTTGCTCGCGTATGGATTAAACCAGGCTCTGGAAAAATCACCATTAATAATAAGGAGTTTGATAAATATTTTGCTCGTCCTGTTCTTAGAATGATTCTTCGTCAGCCAATCGTTGCAACAAACAGAGACACCCAAGTTGATATTATAGCAACCGTTGCAGGTGGTGGTCTTTCGGGACAAGCTGGTGCAGTACGTCATGGTATTTCCAAAGCCTTAACCTATTACGAACCAGAACTTCGTACAGTTTTGAAAAAAGGGGGCTTTCTTACCCGTGATAGCCGTGTTGTTGAACGTAAAAAATACGGTAAAGCAAAAGCGCGTCGTTCTTTCCAATTCTCAAAGCGTTAA
- a CDS encoding response regulator, which produces MSKKVMIVEDNELNMKLFRDLVEASGYETVETRNGLMALDLARSSMPSLILVDIQLPEVSGIDVIKQLKEDEELRSIPIVAVTAFAMKGDEERIRASGCEEYMSKPISVPHFITMVKHFLD; this is translated from the coding sequence ATGTCAAAAAAAGTCATGATCGTGGAAGATAACGAACTTAATATGAAATTATTCCGTGATCTTGTAGAAGCAAGTGGCTATGAAACTGTTGAAACACGTAATGGTCTTATGGCATTAGATTTAGCTCGTTCATCAATGCCATCTCTTATTCTTGTAGACATTCAGTTACCAGAAGTTTCAGGAATAGACGTTATTAAACAATTAAAGGAGGATGAAGAACTTAGATCTATTCCTATTGTTGCTGTAACAGCCTTTGCTATGAAAGGGGATGAAGAACGAATTCGTGCGAGTGGATGTGAAGAATACATGTCTAAGCCTATTTCAGTTCCCCATTTCATCACAATGGTAAAGCATTTTTTGGACTGA